Proteins co-encoded in one Nothobranchius furzeri strain GRZ-AD chromosome 4, NfurGRZ-RIMD1, whole genome shotgun sequence genomic window:
- the LOC129157447 gene encoding P2X purinoceptor 7-like: MATESDTSSEQSFEVEDFSPPSSPQDREEGLLGEASGPEPYLFEPLARELSEAPGVEPAGVSRHLMCPVSEWCTCGHCTSLSARENVCCRETPKVMLRCQQVGVTSCITKHPGFEAVALNPYVLQAVYGTFLQLYGEMQETTLNSCYRHLAYRNVVRWCWGYLGQHVRVVIPSCAVSRIRQEFPEDGAYKGFLPPLN; this comes from the exons ATGGCGACGGAGAGCGACACTAGCTCAGAGCAGTCATTCGAGGTGGAGGACTTTTCCCCACCTTCTTCCCCACAGGATAGGGAGGAGGGCTTATTGGGGGAAGCAAGCGGTCCTGAACCGTATCTTTTTGAGCCACTAGCTCGTGAGTTGTCAGAGGCCCCTGGAGTCGAGCCAGCAGGAGTATCAAGGCATCTAATGTGTCCAGTCTCTGAGTG GTGCACCTGCGGCCACTGCACATCATTGTCTGCCAGAGAAAATGTGTGCtgcagagaaacgcccaag GTAATGCTCAGGTGTCAGCAGGTGGGTGTAACCTCCTGCATAACTAAGCATCCTGGTTTTGAGGCTGTTGCTCTGAATCCCTACGTGTTGCAGGCAGTTTATGGCACCTTTCTGCAACTCTATGGGGAGATGCAGGAGACTACGCTCAACAG CTGTTACAGACATCTGGCGTACCGgaatgtggtcaggtggtgttggggTTACCTGGGACAACACGTTCGTGTTGTGATCCCGTCATGCGCTGTCTCCAGAATAAGGCAGGAGTTCCCAGAAGACGGTGCATACAAAGGATTCCTCCCTCCTCTgaactaa